In one window of Opitutus sp. GAS368 DNA:
- a CDS encoding endonuclease/exonuclease/phosphatase family protein, with protein MRLLTFNVAHARGTLPVHQSLRSAVKIRSNLLKIATLIKKVRADLVAVQEIDENSRWNGSYNHLTFLSEHCGLPFTAIGLTNERGGRYPLNYGNGVLSRWPIMHAEATTFGRRALGDKGFLFIETEVAAGRRLPLINLHLHHASRKQRLGQAALLMKFMTERAAARGAHWVAPPILCGDFNNPAHQPDATAMLLGFCEQSNNYTLLPKTGRTFPAALPALSLDFVFVPQECRVVHAEVVRCYLSDHRPVLVEFDLD; from the coding sequence ATGCGTTTACTGACCTTCAACGTGGCGCATGCCCGGGGCACCCTGCCGGTGCACCAGAGCCTGCGCTCGGCGGTCAAGATCAGGAGCAATCTCCTGAAGATCGCCACCCTCATCAAGAAGGTGAGGGCCGACCTCGTCGCCGTGCAGGAGATCGACGAGAACTCCCGCTGGAACGGGAGCTACAACCACCTGACCTTCCTGAGCGAGCACTGCGGCCTGCCGTTCACGGCCATCGGGCTGACCAACGAGCGCGGCGGGCGCTATCCGCTCAACTATGGCAACGGCGTGCTCTCGCGCTGGCCGATCATGCACGCCGAGGCCACGACGTTCGGCCGGCGCGCGCTGGGCGACAAGGGCTTTCTCTTCATCGAGACCGAGGTGGCCGCCGGCCGTAGGCTGCCCCTCATCAACCTGCATCTCCACCATGCCTCGCGGAAGCAGCGCCTGGGGCAGGCCGCCCTGCTCATGAAGTTCATGACGGAGCGCGCGGCCGCGCGCGGCGCCCATTGGGTGGCGCCGCCGATCCTGTGCGGTGACTTCAACAACCCCGCGCACCAGCCCGATGCCACGGCGATGTTGCTGGGCTTTTGCGAGCAGTCCAACAACTACACGCTGCTGCCCAAGACCGGCCGCACCTTCCCGGCGGCGCTGCCCGCCCTGTCGCTCGATTTTGTCTTCGTCCCGCAGGAATGCCGGGTCGTGCACGCCGAGGTGGTGCGCTGCTACCTGTCGGACCACCGGCCTGTGCTGGTGGAGTTCGACCTCGATTAG